From a region of the Feifania hominis genome:
- a CDS encoding putative manganese transporter yields MTDLILDTLLDGAKMLPFLFAAYLLMEWFEHRSSEKMELALRRTGRFGPIVGAVLGIFPQCGFSVAAANFYAGRVITMGTLVAVFVSTSDEAIPVLLAHPGSAHEIFAIVGAKLAVALVAGFATDLLLGGRRSLEPAEVRREHEEHTAECGGEHGILRPALRHTASTFAFVLLATFLLNLTIHFIGEQNLGRLLMQNSIFAPAVAALIGFIPNCAASVVLTELYLSGAIGFGSIIAGLSTGAGVGLLMLFKSNRSLRENFKVMAILFVFATAAGMLLTGVL; encoded by the coding sequence ATGACCGATCTCATTCTGGACACTCTGCTTGACGGCGCGAAGATGCTGCCGTTTCTCTTCGCGGCCTATCTGCTCATGGAGTGGTTTGAGCACCGCTCGTCGGAGAAGATGGAGCTTGCGCTGCGCCGCACCGGCCGCTTCGGCCCCATTGTGGGCGCGGTGCTCGGCATCTTTCCGCAGTGCGGCTTCTCGGTGGCGGCGGCCAATTTCTACGCCGGGCGCGTCATCACCATGGGCACGCTCGTGGCGGTCTTTGTCTCGACGTCGGACGAGGCGATTCCGGTACTTCTGGCCCACCCGGGCAGCGCCCACGAGATTTTTGCCATTGTGGGGGCGAAACTCGCCGTTGCGCTCGTCGCGGGCTTTGCGACTGATCTGCTGCTCGGCGGGCGGCGCAGCCTTGAGCCGGCCGAAGTGCGCCGTGAACATGAGGAGCACACCGCCGAGTGCGGCGGGGAGCACGGCATTCTGCGGCCGGCGCTGCGCCACACGGCGAGCACCTTTGCGTTTGTGCTGCTGGCGACGTTTCTGCTCAATCTCACCATCCACTTCATCGGCGAACAGAATCTTGGGCGCCTGCTGATGCAAAACAGTATTTTCGCCCCTGCCGTCGCGGCCCTGATCGGCTTCATTCCGAACTGCGCGGCGTCGGTCGTGCTCACCGAGCTCTACCTCTCGGGCGCCATCGGCTTCGGCTCCATCATTGCGGGGCTCTCGACCGGCGCGGGGGTGGGTCTGCTGATGCTCTTCAAGAGCAACCGCAGCCTGCGCGAGAACTTCAAGGTCATGGCGATCCTCTTTGTCTTCGCCACGGCGGCCGGCATGCTGCTCACGGGGGTGCTGTGA
- a CDS encoding Fur family transcriptional regulator, translating into MERTRNTRRRRAILQALERSGRALTAQEIQLACAGTEPADLSTVYRALAALCERGLAVKSVRADGRACYRLPPPRHSHTLRCELCERTVSIDLCPVEELAERIGEDTGFVITGHRLELTGRCPDCMKKEESDETP; encoded by the coding sequence ATGGAGCGCACGAGGAACACCCGGCGCCGCCGAGCGATTTTACAGGCGCTCGAGCGCAGCGGCCGGGCGCTCACGGCGCAGGAGATCCAACTCGCCTGCGCCGGGACCGAGCCCGCGGATCTCTCGACGGTCTACCGCGCGCTCGCGGCGCTCTGCGAACGGGGGCTCGCGGTCAAGTCGGTGCGCGCCGACGGGCGCGCCTGCTACCGTCTGCCGCCGCCGCGCCACAGCCACACGCTGCGCTGCGAGCTCTGCGAGCGCACGGTGTCGATTGACCTGTGCCCCGTGGAGGAGCTCGCCGAGCGCATCGGAGAAGACACGGGCTTTGTCATCACCGGCCACCGGCTGGAACTCACCGGGCGCTGCCCGGACTGCATGAAAAAGGAGGAGTCTGATGAGACGCCATAA
- a CDS encoding HAD hydrolase-like protein, whose amino-acid sequence MRRHKIALFDLDGTLTASAPGVIAAVKYALTRFGIEETDESRLRSFVGPPLLEAFREVYGLSHEDAAQMLKYFREYYNDRGVYENAPFEGVEQMLAALREAGIFVALATSKPEYLAHVVLRHFGLIEYFDFIAAATPDEARTTKDEVMAYAVERIPIEDPADAVMVGDRKFDILSANRFGLDSIGVLFGYGGREELEQAGATLLVETVEQLQVALLGE is encoded by the coding sequence ATGAGACGCCATAAAATTGCACTGTTTGACCTCGACGGCACGCTCACCGCGTCGGCCCCCGGCGTGATTGCCGCGGTGAAATACGCGCTTACGCGCTTTGGCATCGAGGAGACCGACGAGAGCCGGCTCAGAAGCTTTGTCGGCCCGCCGCTGCTGGAGGCTTTCCGGGAGGTCTACGGCCTCTCGCACGAGGACGCAGCGCAGATGCTCAAGTATTTTCGCGAATATTACAACGACCGCGGGGTGTATGAAAACGCCCCCTTTGAGGGCGTTGAGCAGATGCTCGCTGCGCTCAGGGAGGCCGGCATCTTTGTGGCGCTTGCGACCTCAAAGCCGGAGTATCTGGCGCATGTGGTGCTGCGCCACTTCGGCCTGATCGAATACTTTGACTTCATCGCCGCCGCGACGCCCGACGAGGCGCGCACAACAAAGGATGAGGTGATGGCCTACGCCGTGGAACGCATCCCCATTGAAGACCCGGCGGATGCCGTGATGGTGGGCGACCGGAAGTTTGACATTCTCTCGGCGAACCGCTTTGGGCTTGACTCGATCGGCGTTCTCTTCGGCTACGGCGGCCGCGAGGAACTCGAACAGGCCGGCGCGACGCTGCTTGTCGAGACGGTGGAGCAGCTTCAGGTGGCGCTTCTCGGCGAATAA